The Plasmodium brasilianum strain Bolivian I chromosome 14, whole genome shotgun sequence genome contains a region encoding:
- a CDS encoding DNA gyrase subunit A → MYMNLNVVINPSFFFIKSEKIHLSCNNTPKKNKTFFIKNVHGYLRKTYLKNISLRKLKNNKLFTRIFEKKKFINKKLISILRAKREDETYGAQDGGKNLRGVAADMINEAIEKVVSGQEGGGMSRKEKKRSNVNRARENKEGRGKEEKEEEEDEKDEEDEEDEVDELDELDESDEVGEVGEVGEVDKEGRTEQVDALIKESLKCIKGEYYDVEICELLSKSFLSYANFLILNRCLCDYRDGLKTVQRRIIWSMHEINKGVVKRSYKKCARIVGEVIGKYHPHGDKSVYDALVRLAQKHHNNNLLIKGYGNFGSVEYNAAAMRYTEAKISNFCYDILLNEINNENIEYMRNFDGNEKEPKVLCSKIPLLLINGCSGIAVSILSNIPCHNLIDVINCSINFLLNPDITNDDLFNIIKGPDFSTGGIVISKKNVLKNMYSTGKGNIEIRSNVFYEYTQNDKTYTNHINDLISLDSSEQDKGSKKLIIKNLPPNVKPNELIENIINLLNEKKYEHDNILLKIRDESEKEDMRIVLELRKSCQIEQIYNFLSFLFKYTHMQINYHCNFVCIGYENSYTQFSLKSFFQLWSENRIKFVKKNYQIKNKNLQKELDIIDLYLIIQKKILQIISFFQKKQNIEEIKIFLKNNFKLNDEQIKYILSMKIQKLINIKNIDFVSQKNKIIAQMKVNQNIINNVHEIKKVIIDELTYIKNKYGINKLHTNDVPVNIKYKYTYINHDKNANNWNIGSGIKQKDTHEKITFSVDPNDSNNGADNDTINEMKNQLIKDEKPNMEIVGRKRKRLIGERGNNNECEESTDEQKKNRIDDLSKYVNNSTLTISNDGEHLAKSSLNIQYRNTYIDSLDRNDKDLYNNDEVLILITYGGYIKKIKINEKLKNHLNNIIKLSNAKYILKENEENLNEKKRKAKNKGDQDGSKVDTTNMEGDTDSSSDIKNSSNSYKIKKSILCRNKDKILLTDNLNKAFLLNVCDLHLSSYDSKGIAINQIIKCSKNITGMTKFDENKKYLIVCSENGKMKVINNDVYCNFDDNCIVGTKNGYIIQFPLSCFKISKKNSLGNKCIFLGKNDKVVDLLSYENNEKNIKNFKIIFLSRNGFGKMINLNELKIQKKKGKGYKIMKFKKAKIKSKINSNNVTITNCQEKQSEVKEKSDKQEKLEVISGLTKLDELPVDAKERSIPTVDENRKNFMHNADMDEFLGFKLYDITKKKENDLLIMITDHAVLIRKNMSLLKKKSRKHSSQIYAKLNKINKLVYFDILQLS, encoded by the exons ATGTACATGAATTTAAATGTAG taATTAACCCTagctttttctttataaaaagcgaaaaaattcatttatcATGTAACAACACGccaaaaaagaataaaactttttttataaaaaatgtacatggatatttaagaaaaacatatttaaaaaatatcagtcttcgtaaattaaaaaacaataagTTATTCACTAGGatattcgaaaaaaaaaaattcatcaATAAGAAGcttatttccattttgcgTGCAAAAAGAGAAGATGAAACTTATGGAGCACAGGATGGGGGAAAAAACCTGAGGGGAGTAGCCGCTGATATGATAAATGAAGCCATAGAAAAAGTGGTAAGCGGACAAGAAGGGGGGGGCATGTCAAGGAAGGAAAAGAAGCGAAGCAATGTGAACCGTGCACGCGAAAATAAAGAAGGACgaggaaaagaagaaaaggaagaagaggaagacgaaaaagatgaagaagatgaagaagatgAAGTGGATGAATTAGATGAATTAGATGAATCAGATGAAGTAGGTGAAGTAGGTGAAGTAGGTGAAGTAGATAAAGAAGGAAGAACAGAGCAAGTGGACGCACTTATTAAGGAGAGCTTGAAATGTATCAAGGGGGAATATTATGACGTAGAAATATGCGAATTACTATCCAAAAGTTTTTTATCGTatgctaattttttaattcttaatAGATGTTTATGTGATTATCGGGATGGGCTAAAAACAGTACAAAGAAGAATTATTTGGAGTATgcatgaaataaataaaggagTGGTGAAAAGAAGTTACAAAAAATGTGCAAGGATAGTTGGTGAAGTTATAGGTAAATATCATCCACATGGAGATAAGAGTGTTTATGATGCTTTAGTAAGATTAGCACAGAAACACCATAATAACAATTTGTTGATAAAGGGGTATGGAAATTTTGGATCAGTTGAATATAATGCTGCTGCTATGAGATATACAGAAGCAaaaatttctaatttttgttatgatattttattaaacgaaataaataatgaaaatatagaatatatgaGAAATTTTGATGGTAATGAAAAGGAACCTAAAGTGTTGTGTAGTAAAATTCCTCTTCTCCTAATTAATGGATGTTCAGGTATTGCTGTAAGTATATTAAGTAATATACCATGTCACAACTTAATTGATGTTATTAACTGCTCAATAAACTTTTTACTAAACCCAGACATTACAAATGATGAtttgtttaatattattaaaggACCTGATTTCTCAACTGGTGGTATAGttattagtaaaaaaaatgtgttaaaaaatatgtacagtACAGGTAAAGGTAATATAGAAATAAGGAGTAATGTTTTCTATGAGTATACACAAAATGATAAAACTTATACAAATCATATAAATGACCTAATATCTTTAGACTCTTCTGAACAGGACAAAGGGAGTAAAAAACTgatcataaaaaatttaccgCCAAATGTAAAACCGAATGAATTAATCGAAAATATTATCAACTTattaaatgagaaaaaatatgaacatgataatatattattgaaaataCGAGATGAAAGTGAAAAAGAAGATATGAGGATTGTACTGGAACTTCGAAAAAGTTGTCAAatagaacaaatatataattttttgtcctttttatttaaatacacCCATATGCAGATTAATTATCATTGCAATTTTGTATGTATTGGATATGAAAATAGCTACACacaattttctttaaaatctttttttcaaCTGTGGTCagaaaatagaataaaatttgtaaaaaaaaattatcaaataaaaaataaaaatttacaaaaagaaCTTGATATTATAGACTTATATCTGATTATACAAAAGAAAATTCtacaaattatttctttctttcaaaaaaaacaaaatatcgaagaaattaaaatttttttgaaaaataattttaaactaAATGATGAACAAATTAAGTATATCTTATCcatgaaaatacaaaaattaataaatataaaaaatattgatttTGTAagccaaaaaaataaaattattgctCAAATGAAAgtaaatcaaaatattattaacaacGTGCacgaaattaaaaaagtaatcaTTGAcgaattaacatatataaaaaataaatacggaattaataaattacataCAAATGATGTTCCAGTAAATATTAAgtataagtatacatatatcaaTCACGACAAAAACGCCAATAATTGGAATATAGGAAGTGGAATAAAGCAAAAGGACACTCATGAGAAAATCACATTTTCAGTGGACCCAAATGACAGCAACAATGGTGCTGATAATGACACAATTAACGAAATGAAAAATCAACTAATTAAGGATGAGAAACCGAATATGGAAATAGTTggaaggaaaagaaaaagactAATTGGAGAGAGGGGAAATAACAATGAGTGTGAAGAAAGCACAGatgaacaaaagaaaaatcgAATAGATGATTTAAGCAAATATGTAAACAATAGTACATTAACAATTTCAAATGACGGTGAACACTTGGCGAAGAGTTCACTGAATATACAGTACAGAAATACGTACATAGACTCATTAGATAGGAATGATAAAGATTTATACAACAATGATGAAGTGctaattttaattacatacgggggatacataaaaaaaataaagataaatgaaaaattgaaaaatcatttaaataatattattaagttGTCCAATgctaaatacattttaaaagaaaatgaagagaacttaaacgaaaaaaaaagaaaagctaAAAATAAAGGAGATCAAGATGGAAGTAAAGTTGATACAACGAATATGGAAGGAGACACGGATAGTAGCAGTGATATCAAGAACAGTAGTAAcagttataaaataaaaaaaagtattcttTGTAGAAAcaaagataaaatattactaacAGACAATCTTAATAAGgcatttcttttaaatgtGTGTGATTTACATTTGTCCTCATACGATTCCAAAGGAATTGCTATTAATCAGATCATTAAGTGCTCAAAGAATATAACTGGAATGACAAAATTTgacgaaaataaaaaataccttATCGTTTGTAgtgaaaatggaaaaatgaaagtaataaataatgatgt ttaCTGTAATTTTGATGATAATTGTATAGTAGGGACAAAGAATggttatataatacaatttcCACTAAGTTGTTTTAAAATCTCTAAAAAAAACTCACTAGGtaataaatgcatatttctaggtaaaaatgataaagtGGTAGACCTGCTGTCCTATgagaataatgaaaaaaatataaaaaattttaaaattatatttctttcaaGAAATGGATTTGGAAAAATGATTAATCTCAATGAAttgaaaatacaaaaaaagaaagggaagggttataaaattatgaaatttaaaaaggccaaaattaaaagtaaaattaatagtAACAACGTAACTATTACAAATTGTCAAGAAAAACAGAGCGAAGTGAAAGAAAAGAGTGATAAACAAGAAAAATTAGAAGTAATAAGTGGACTAACGAAATTGGATGAATTACCTGTAGATGCAAAAGAAAGAAGTATACCCACAGTTGATgagaatagaaaaaatttcatGCATAATGCTGATATGGATGAATTTTTAGGATTCAAATTATAcgatataacaaaaaagaaagaaaatgatTTACTTATTATGATTACAGATCATGCCGTtcttattagaaaaaatatgtctttattaaaaaaaaaaagtaggaAACACTCATCTCAAATTTATGCAAAATTGAATAAGATTAATAAACTGGTTTATTTCGACATTTTGCAGTTGTCCTGA
- a CDS encoding hypothetical protein (conserved Plasmodium protein) codes for MVDDEELRRLRFVLSKKVGKIKYFFSYLLYKLFNHFYNKKNKKRERYVNIHGRTSPKFFCDNKIRSTKYTVLSFIPLFLFYQFADFLNLFYLCVSLLQIIPIFNTGYVFTFVAPLIFIIFISLINEVVDDLKRFIKDLENNNEIYYALLENGNFEKIYSKDIKVGDIILIKSKQRAPADCILLRNLNKNEEYTFKVEEKKLFGNIKLNKNSNVYNKINKSYYHFNKNIDNELIDDRYNESNNNYSETSNNLLFSENEKSQNGMKEKSYMLKDKDQIKKKKKKKSNNNTSSISSDSDGDNNNNSNTNNCNNNSYDNNNSNGNTNMNTNMNTNMNTNMNTNVNNDNSGSGSSKRKSSKNNKKKKKKRKKKSSDKSASNETANYTYVKTDKIDGETDWKIKYPIHIFQNFKRLKDFFTIDILFIIEQPKNDIYKIEGSFVIFKYNPYGDFKTVENNNNGLNDNQLLNYSFDLAKDEGVDIEPNEDYADEEEEYDDDDDEFDEDDEDDDDDENGSDEEEEEIDEHCNKNNQKNRDAYDEVNTYAYTEDDDKRKLIDKGYMNLEETEAKDTDYMYNKKEINKEKDIVKFVDVEKGGAGELERLNAAKNNNNNKNNNNSNNNNNNNNNNSYVNDRSMCSVFNNEDNFNFYNVNYRKKLSYDNFILFNSVITSSDVICLVIYTGSDTRVNMSTQISKMKRGMIDKKLNVITLFLFIILALFSMYMCSIKLNHLWYLNFIRFVLLFSSVIPISLSVNLNIAKIYYTFVIQKDKEIETTIIKNSSIIENFGDVDYIFTDKTGTLTENVMVLKVIHIGLDVIHAESEKNMLQNNMENKVKANYNKNMLSYNLDDINEDVDASSLQLSSNYSKHDRRSKMNNKGNDYAAFNYDIESGKNKNDMQTLRQLSKANVVEHININDEDDFDYGNFSQHGKSNFAENNFRDMNIKIFKQNNLGLNQNMAQKRTDMLKKNNIIHMEKKKKVEQMVDEFLKYKSDPLDYYNDNVEDIEFLKKHRVFQTFLSFLICNNIRTLAKENNSKEKAKKKKEHKEKDFQKNFYYILKVNRRSKKKDSKMNKKDKNVENNTNSKFTYDKNYFESNSSEDAETFSHSDVSYQCSSPDELAFLKYATNCGFILKKKTASKIEIKYKNIILEYDILLHIPFSSETKRMSIFVRNIKNRNIYFFIKGADNILIKKCHEKYKTFIYEESDHLSNLGLRVLVHGFLNIEEQFFHNFSTLYNKNKDVKGQLENILDYVEKNIKVLAITGVEDKLQEGVGKTIEMLYNSGIKVWVLTGDKIETAICICKNANIKKKKHNIYIFRHENIKSTSNLIREFNSILNNIDSYVLFFDNIIIQNCIKYIPNAFVDFAANARAVVCCRCSPIEKKEIAVLIKTIKRKKILCIGDGGNDVAMIQSADIGIGVLGKEGKQVVHDSDIIVSKFKNIKKLILYYGNNTFLQTSSLCSFLIHRGFILTYLQFIYSYIFFSIPVSIFQIKKNLIYLYPEIYKNKKHKRKLDLKSFFIIVWISIFQGTVVMLGALKLFNDNYNNLINISFSSLIVLEIMNIHLEVESWHPLMISANLCSFIVYIFSMFILRNYFDIMQIMSVMFCYAVFGSVRFYPFSSDIDHSID; via the exons ATGGTAGATGATGAAGAGTTAAGAAGACTACGTTTTGTTTTGAGTAAAAAAGtagggaaaataaaatattttttctcctATTTATTATACAAGCTCTTTaaccatttttataataaaaaaaacaaaaaaagagagaGATATGTAAATATCCATGGAAGAACATCtccaaaatttttttgtgataataaaataagaagtacaaaatataccgttttatcatttatacctttatttttattttatcaatttgctgattttttaaatttattttatttatgtgtatcACTTTTGCAAATAATACCAATATTTAATACAGGatatgtatttacatttGTAGCACCTcttatctttattattttcattagcTTAATAAATGAGGTAGTAGATGATCTTAAAAGATTTATAAAAGATTTAGAAaacaataatgaaatatattacgCACTTTTAGAAAATggaaattttgaaaaaatatattcaaaagaTATAAAAGTGGGGGatatcattttaattaaGTCAAAACAAAGAGCTCCAGCTGATTGTATCTTACTaagaaatttaaataaaaatgaagaatatacatttaaGGTAGAAGAGAAGAAGCTATTtggtaatataaaattaaacaaaaactCCAatgtgtataataaaataaataaaagttattaccatttcaataaaaatattgacaATGAATTAATTGATGATCGATATAATGagtcaaataataattacagtGAAACTAGTAATAATTTGTTGTTtagtgaaaatgaaaaatcacAAAATggaatgaaagaaaaaagttatatgTTAAAGGACAAAGACCAGATTA aaaaaaaaaaaaaaaaaaaaagcaacaACAATACTAGTAGTATTAGTAGTGATAGTGATGGagataacaacaataatagcAACACTAACAACTGTAACAATAACAGTTAtgataacaataacagtaacGGTAACACTAACATGAACACTAACATGAACACTAACATGAACACTAACATGAACACTAACGTTAACAATGATAATAGCGGAAGTGGTAGTAGTAAGAGGAAGAGCAGTAAGAacaacaagaaaaaaaagaaaaagagaaaaaagaagagtaGTGACAAAAGTGCGTCCAACGAAACAGCTAACTATACCTATGTGAAGACGGACAAGATTGATGGAGAAACTGATTGGAAAATTAAATATcctattcatatatttcaaaattttaaaagattaaaagattttttcacgattgatatattatttattatagaaCAACCAAAGAATGATATTTACAAAATCGAAGGGTcctttgttatatttaagtataacCCTTATGGTGATTTTAAAACggttgaaaataataataatggccTAAATGACAATcaacttttaaattattcctTCGATTTAGCAAAAGATGAAGGAGTAGATATAGAACCGAACGAAGACTATGCGGATGAAGAGGAAGAATACGACGACGATGATGACGAATTTGATGAAGACGATGaggatgatgatgatgatgagaATGGAAGTgatgaagaagaggaagaaataGATGAAcattgtaataaaaataatcaaaagAATAGAGACGCTTATGATGAAGTGAATACATATGCTTATACTGAAGATGATGATAAAAGGAAATTAATAGATAAAGGATACATGAATTTAGAAGAAACCGAAGCAAAAGACACtgattatatgtataacaaaaaagaaattaataaagaaaaagatatagtAAAATTTGTAGATGTTGAAAAAGGAGGAGCAGGAGAATTAGAAAGATTAAATGctgcaaaaaataataataataataaaaataataataatagtaataataataataataataataataataacagttaTGTTAATGATAGAAGCATGTGTAGTGTATTTAATAATGaagataattttaatttttataatgttaaTTATAGAAAGAAGTTAAGTTATGACAACTTTATCCTATTTAACTCAGTTATAACCAGTTCAGATGTTATATGtttagttatatatacagGAAGTGATACAAGGGTGAATATGAGTACACAAATTAGTAAAATGAAGCGAGGAATGATAGATAAGAAGTTGAATGTGAtaactctttttttatttattatactaGCTCTATTTTCTATGTATATGTGCTCAATCAAATTAAACCATTTGTGGTATTTGAATTTTAttcgttttgttttattattttcttctgtTATACCTATATCATTAAGTGTTAATTTGAATATtgctaaaatatattacacatTTGTAATTCAGAAGgataaagaaatagaaacaacaataataaaaaatagttcaattattgaaaattttggTGATGtggattatatttttactgaTAAAACAGGAACGTTGACCGAAAATGTTATGGTACTTAAAGTAATACATATCGGTTTAGATGTTATACATGCAGAgagtgaaaaaaatatgttacagaataatatggaaaataaagttaaagcaaattataataaaaatatgctttCGTACAATTTAGATGATATAAATGAAGATGTAGATGCTTCATCTTTACAACTGTCTTCTAATTATTCAAAACATGATCGAAgaagtaaaatgaataataaaggTAATGATTATGCAGCTTTTAATTATGATATAGAGAGTGGTAAGAATAAGAATGATATGCAAACATTACGACAGCTGAGTAAGGCAAATGTCGTTgaacatattaatattaatgatgAAGATGATTTTGACTATGGTAATTTTAGTCAACATGGTAAGTCTAATTTTGCGGAAAACAATTTCCGTGATATgaatatcaaaatatttaaacaaaataatttaggATTAAATCAAAACATGGCACAAAAAAGAACTGATatgttaaagaaaaataatattattcatatggaaaaaaagaaaaaagtagaaCAAATGGTagatgaatttttaaaatataaatcagACCCATTAgattattataatgataatgtAGAAGATATcgagtttttaaaaaaacatagagTATTTCAAACGTTTTTATCCTTTCTcatttgtaataatattagaacattagcaaaagaaaataatagcaaagaaaaggcaaaaaaaaaaaaagaacataaagaaaaagattttcaaaaaaatttttattatatactaaAAGTCAATAGAaggagtaaaaaaaaagatagcaaaatgaataaaaaggacaaaaatgtagaaaataatactaatagTAAATTTACTTACGATAAGAATTATTTTGAATCCAACAGCTCAGAAGATGCCGAAACGTTTTCGCACTCAGATGTAAGTTATCAGTGTTCTTCCCCTGATGAACTAGCCTTCTTAAAATATGCAACTAATTGtggttttattttaaaaaaaaaaacagctagtaaaattgaaattaaatataaaaatatcattctcgaatatgatatattattacatataccCTTTTCCTCAGAAACGAAAAGAATGAGTATTTTTgtgagaaatataaaaaatagaaatatctACTTCTTCATTAAAGGTGCAgacaatatattaataaaaaaatgccatgaaaaatataaaacatttatatatgaagagAGTGATCATCTCTCAAATCTGGGGTTACGAGTTTTAGTTCATggatttttaaatatagaagAGCAGTTTTTCCACAACTTTTCCACACtatataacaaaaacaaGGATGTCAAAGGACAactagaaaatatattagattaTGTTGAAAAGAATATCAAGGTGTTGGCAATAACCGGTGTTGAGGACAAGTTACAGGAg GGAGTTGGAAAGACCATCGAGATGCTGTACAACAGTGGCATAAAAGTCTGGGTGTTGACAGGAGACAAAATAGAAACAGCAATATGTATTTGCAAAAAtgctaatataaaaaagaagaagcacaatatttacatattcaggcatgaaaatattaagagCACTTCTAACCTAATAAGAGAGTTTAACtccattttaaataatatagattcctatgttttattttttgataatattatcatacaaaattgtattaaatatattcctaATGCCTTTGTCGATTTCGCGGCAAATGCACGTGCAGTG GTTTGCTGCAGGTGTAGCCCTATAGAGAAGAAGGAAATTGCggttttaataaaaacaattaagagaaagaaaattttGTGTATAGGTGACGGGGGTAATGATGTTGCTATGATTCAGTCGGCAGATATTGGTATTGGTGTATTAGGAAAAGAAGGAAAACAAGTTGTTCATGATAGTGATATAATTgtttcaaaatttaaaaacataaaaaagttaatactttattatgggaataatacttttttgcAAACATCATCCCTATGCTCCTTTTTAATTCACAGGGGATTTATTTTAACCTATTTGCAATTTATAtacagttatatttttttcagtaTTCCCGTTTCAATTTTTCAA ataaagaaaaacttgatatatttgtacccagaaatttataaaaataaaaagcataAAAGGAAGTTGGATCTTAagtccttttttattatcgtGTGGATATCTATTTTTCAG GGAACTGTTGTTATGCTGGGAGCGCTGAAATTGTTCAACGATAACTACAACAATCTTATAAACATATCATTTTCGTCCTTAATTGttttagaaataatgaatatacatTTGGAAGTGGAATCATG GCACCCATTAATGATATCGGCAAATTTGTGCTCCTTCattgtttacattttttcgATGTTCATACTGAGGAACTATTTCGATATTATGCAAATCATGTCAGTTATGTTTTG CTACGCAGTTTTTGGATCTGTCAGATTTTACCCTTTTTCGAGTGATATAGACCATTCTATTGATTAA